A genomic stretch from Chitinophaga agri includes:
- a CDS encoding retropepsin-like aspartic protease: MKHNRLFSSLVLLLCLSHLAHAQRVLRVIKANTDKASIIDEPYPKLDWYLDPAVRPDIYYMNVPGKPGTVTVKTDLDSFTVDTKPGRSYDLVVLLNGKDSCFIRIAALRDTLRQVRGIGKNPARDTIPFTLHGSRIYLKGFLNNKPVNIQFDLGAGASAVNRQSAEKLGIQFDGNTMVTNTQGTNKTLTSSNNTLRIADIKWGPVKLVQVGNMQPQEDLIIGNSLFMDKIVEIDYDRSLLIIHKGLPNYSRYYSVMPVWFEQDRPRFQAVTEVGGKRYSFWFLFDTGRDATMALGSDFTAYEGLWDKLDSLTTVNGRKIVRLNAEIAGVKFPDIVTNAQDPNMPGSSRPTLIGNQVLSHFNVILDNRQGFIYLKLNSRSDEPYSDYKGYQESMKAK; this comes from the coding sequence ATGAAACATAATAGACTTTTCTCCAGCCTGGTACTACTCCTGTGCCTGTCTCATCTGGCACATGCGCAGCGGGTATTACGCGTTATAAAAGCCAATACTGATAAGGCAAGCATCATCGATGAACCGTATCCGAAGCTTGACTGGTATCTCGATCCTGCTGTCAGACCTGATATCTACTATATGAATGTGCCGGGTAAGCCGGGAACGGTGACAGTTAAAACAGACCTGGATAGCTTTACTGTTGATACAAAGCCAGGTAGGAGTTATGACCTGGTGGTACTGCTCAATGGTAAGGACAGTTGTTTTATCCGTATAGCCGCTCTCAGAGACACGCTACGGCAGGTAAGAGGCATCGGAAAAAATCCTGCGAGAGACACTATTCCTTTCACATTGCATGGTTCCCGTATCTATCTGAAGGGATTTTTGAACAATAAGCCTGTCAATATACAGTTTGATCTCGGAGCGGGCGCCAGCGCTGTAAACCGCCAGTCGGCCGAAAAACTGGGTATTCAGTTTGACGGCAATACGATGGTCACCAATACACAGGGGACCAACAAGACACTCACCAGCAGTAACAATACACTCAGGATCGCGGATATTAAATGGGGACCAGTGAAACTGGTACAGGTCGGCAATATGCAGCCTCAGGAAGACCTGATCATCGGTAATTCATTATTCATGGATAAGATCGTGGAGATCGATTACGATCGCAGCCTGCTGATCATTCATAAAGGATTACCGAACTATTCGCGGTATTACAGCGTTATGCCCGTATGGTTCGAGCAGGACAGGCCAAGGTTCCAGGCCGTAACAGAAGTGGGAGGGAAGCGTTATTCTTTCTGGTTCCTGTTTGATACAGGACGCGATGCCACCATGGCACTTGGTAGCGATTTTACGGCGTATGAAGGCCTCTGGGATAAGCTGGACAGTCTGACTACAGTGAATGGCAGAAAGATCGTACGATTAAACGCGGAAATAGCAGGTGTTAAATTCCCGGATATTGTAACCAATGCGCAGGACCCCAATATGCCAGGGAGTAGCCGGCCCACGCTTATTGGAAACCAGGTATTAAGCCATTTTAACGTCATACTGGACAATCGGCAGGGCTTTATATACCTGAAGCTGAATAGCAGGTCTGATGAGCCTTATTCTGACTATAAAGGCTACCAGGAAAGTATGAAAGCGAAATAA
- a CDS encoding TetR/AcrR family transcriptional regulator, whose amino-acid sequence MAREKEFIPEEKIAKALDVFWEKGYNATSMQDLVEAMQINRSSLYNSFGDKHNLFLECLRTYGYLAAKDYESVLTLKDLSPLETMEKIIDVFVSGTIYDCKCCMGMKSSFELAGDDDEVRSVIKQASARTIGIFTDLLKRAKEQGELSDDKDPVVLAHIIFNGFCGWKQSYLQFKDVDLVKGMATYTKKHLRSSF is encoded by the coding sequence ATGGCAAGAGAGAAAGAGTTCATTCCTGAAGAAAAGATCGCCAAAGCGCTCGATGTGTTCTGGGAGAAGGGGTACAACGCCACTTCTATGCAGGACCTGGTAGAGGCTATGCAGATCAACAGGAGCAGCTTGTATAATTCTTTTGGTGATAAACATAACCTTTTCCTGGAATGTCTGCGGACATATGGTTACCTGGCAGCAAAAGACTACGAATCGGTGCTGACGCTCAAGGACCTCTCGCCGCTGGAAACAATGGAAAAGATCATCGACGTCTTTGTATCCGGTACGATATACGACTGCAAGTGTTGTATGGGGATGAAGTCTTCCTTTGAGCTGGCTGGAGACGATGATGAAGTCCGCAGCGTTATTAAACAGGCCAGTGCAAGAACGATTGGCATATTTACCGACCTGCTGAAACGTGCGAAAGAACAGGGTGAACTGTCAGATGACAAAGATCCCGTTGTGCTGGCACATATTATCTTTAACGGCTTTTGTGGCTGGAAACAGTCTTATCTTCAGTTTAAGGATGTTGATCTCGTGAAAGGGATGGCAACATATACCAAAAAACACCTGAGGAGTTCATTTTAA
- a CDS encoding efflux RND transporter permease subunit — protein MLQKFIQRPVLATVISIIMVILGILGLVKLPLQKFPDIAPPAVQVTALYPGANAETILRSVAPSLEEAINGVENMIYMSSTASNDGSLVITVYFKLGTDPDQAAVNVQNRVAQATAQLPAEVIQAGVTTAKQQNSLLMVVDLYSEDPKVYDQTFLANYAQINIIPEIKRIPGVGQSIIFGGNKDYSMRVWLNPKQMAAYNLSPKEVMGAIQDKSLEAAPGKFGESSTESFEYVIKYKGKLTKPEDYENIVIKSNGDGSFLRLKDVAKVEFGAYTYGNYTRTNGMPGVNIASFQLAGSNSNEIQINIMKLMEKVSKDFPKGVKYLILYNTKDTLDQSIEQVKHTLIEAFILVFIVVFIFLQDFRSTLIPAIAVPVAIIGTFFFISMLGFSINLLTLFALVLAIGIVVDDAIVVVEAVHSKMEKKHLSPKAATISAMSEISGAIVSITLVMSAVFLPVGFMEGSTGVFYRQFAFTLAIAIVISAVNALTLSPALAALFLKETHHGTHDDGHKATFKEKFFAGFNKGFDRLTSKYVNSLRFLIRHKWVSIVGLVVVIVATVFLVRKTPTGFIPSEDQGFIAISMSMPPGASLDRSTAVIKEMEKVLGDLPSKRTLMGLSGFNILTQSSSPSAGVAFILLKPAKERGEVKDINAIMDQVRGKLATIKDGSFFVFTFPTVPGFSNVDALDMVLQDKTSGKLEKFSGIAMGFISELMKRPEIAVAFTSFRADYPQYEIEVDAEKSEQLNVNVKDLLQTMGAYFGSTQAGDFNRFGKYYRVMMQAEKDERAAPVSMEGIFVKNRLGEMVPVKSLVNLKRVYGPETTSRYNLFNSIGLNVIAKPGYSSGDAIKAVEEVGAQYLPAGYSFEFSGMTREEISSNGQSVIIFSLCLLFVYFLLAAQYESYILPLAVILSIPTGILGVFLSIRYADISNNIYVQVALVMLIGLLAKNAILIIEYAAQRRRAGKNLVHAAIEAARLRLRPILMTSLAFVVGLIPMMSDNGPSAIGNHSISIGAAGGMVSGVVLGLFVIPVLFVIFQYLQEKISGTPVTVINNEKEKVAKPELV, from the coding sequence ATGTTGCAGAAATTCATTCAAAGACCCGTTCTCGCAACGGTGATCTCAATCATAATGGTGATACTGGGTATCCTTGGGCTGGTAAAACTGCCACTCCAGAAATTCCCTGATATCGCTCCTCCCGCTGTACAGGTGACAGCCCTGTACCCGGGTGCCAACGCAGAAACGATTCTGCGTTCTGTCGCCCCTTCTCTGGAAGAGGCGATCAATGGGGTAGAAAACATGATCTACATGAGTTCTACCGCCAGTAATGACGGATCCCTGGTGATCACTGTCTACTTTAAACTGGGTACAGACCCCGATCAGGCAGCCGTAAACGTACAGAACAGGGTTGCACAGGCCACTGCGCAGTTGCCCGCTGAAGTGATACAGGCGGGTGTAACTACGGCCAAACAACAGAATAGTTTGCTGATGGTCGTAGACCTCTATTCTGAAGATCCGAAGGTATACGACCAGACCTTCCTGGCTAACTATGCACAGATCAATATCATTCCTGAGATCAAACGTATTCCAGGTGTAGGACAGTCTATCATCTTTGGTGGTAACAAGGACTACTCCATGAGGGTGTGGCTGAATCCTAAACAAATGGCTGCCTACAACCTTTCTCCCAAAGAAGTGATGGGCGCTATACAGGATAAGAGCCTGGAAGCCGCACCTGGTAAATTCGGTGAAAGCAGTACGGAGTCATTTGAATATGTGATCAAATACAAGGGTAAGCTGACCAAGCCGGAAGACTATGAGAATATCGTCATCAAGTCCAACGGAGACGGCTCCTTCCTGCGACTGAAAGATGTGGCCAAAGTAGAATTTGGTGCCTACACTTACGGCAACTATACCCGTACGAATGGCATGCCTGGTGTGAACATCGCCTCCTTCCAGCTGGCAGGTTCGAACTCCAACGAGATCCAGATCAACATCATGAAACTGATGGAAAAGGTATCCAAAGACTTCCCTAAAGGCGTAAAATACCTGATCCTTTACAATACTAAAGATACGCTTGACCAGTCTATAGAGCAGGTAAAACACACGCTGATAGAAGCGTTCATTCTGGTGTTCATTGTGGTATTTATCTTCCTGCAGGATTTCCGCTCCACCTTGATCCCGGCTATCGCGGTACCCGTTGCGATCATTGGTACTTTCTTCTTCATCTCTATGCTTGGTTTCTCCATCAACCTGCTGACGCTGTTTGCATTGGTGCTGGCCATCGGTATAGTGGTGGATGACGCGATCGTCGTCGTCGAGGCAGTACACTCGAAAATGGAAAAGAAACATCTCTCACCCAAAGCTGCGACTATTTCAGCAATGAGTGAGATCAGTGGTGCGATCGTTTCCATTACGCTGGTAATGTCGGCTGTGTTCCTGCCTGTAGGTTTTATGGAAGGATCTACTGGCGTGTTCTATCGTCAGTTCGCCTTCACACTGGCCATTGCCATCGTGATCTCTGCCGTGAACGCATTGACACTGAGCCCTGCACTGGCGGCCCTGTTCCTGAAGGAGACACATCACGGTACGCATGACGACGGACATAAAGCAACTTTCAAAGAGAAGTTCTTTGCCGGATTCAATAAGGGTTTCGACCGGCTGACCAGCAAGTACGTGAATAGTCTGCGCTTCCTCATCCGTCATAAATGGGTGAGCATTGTAGGTCTCGTGGTGGTGATTGTAGCAACGGTGTTCCTCGTGAGAAAAACCCCGACCGGATTTATTCCTTCGGAAGACCAGGGTTTTATCGCGATCTCTATGTCTATGCCGCCGGGAGCTTCGTTAGACAGGTCCACGGCAGTGATCAAGGAAATGGAGAAAGTATTGGGCGATCTTCCTTCCAAAAGAACATTAATGGGACTGTCCGGATTTAACATCCTGACCCAGTCATCCAGTCCATCTGCAGGTGTTGCCTTCATTCTGCTTAAACCTGCGAAAGAAAGGGGAGAAGTAAAGGACATTAACGCCATCATGGACCAGGTAAGAGGCAAGCTGGCTACAATTAAAGACGGTAGCTTCTTCGTATTTACTTTCCCGACAGTGCCTGGTTTCAGTAACGTAGATGCACTTGACATGGTATTGCAGGACAAGACCAGTGGTAAGCTGGAGAAGTTCAGTGGTATCGCGATGGGCTTTATCAGTGAATTGATGAAACGTCCTGAAATAGCGGTAGCGTTTACTTCCTTCCGCGCGGATTATCCGCAATATGAAATAGAAGTAGATGCGGAGAAGTCTGAACAGTTAAATGTGAATGTGAAAGACCTGTTGCAGACGATGGGCGCCTACTTCGGTAGTACACAGGCGGGTGACTTCAACCGCTTCGGTAAATACTACAGGGTGATGATGCAGGCAGAAAAAGATGAACGTGCAGCGCCGGTATCTATGGAAGGCATCTTTGTAAAGAACAGGCTGGGAGAGATGGTGCCGGTTAAGTCACTGGTGAACCTGAAAAGAGTATATGGACCGGAAACAACTTCCCGTTATAACCTGTTCAACTCTATCGGATTGAACGTGATTGCGAAACCAGGTTATAGCTCCGGTGATGCGATCAAGGCGGTAGAGGAAGTTGGTGCACAATACCTGCCGGCGGGGTATTCCTTCGAATTCTCCGGCATGACGAGAGAAGAGATCTCTTCGAATGGACAGTCAGTGATCATCTTCTCACTGTGTCTGTTGTTCGTATATTTCCTGCTGGCTGCGCAATACGAAAGTTACATCCTGCCGCTGGCTGTGATCCTTTCTATCCCTACCGGTATCCTGGGTGTGTTCCTGTCTATCCGTTATGCTGATATTTCTAACAACATTTATGTGCAGGTAGCATTGGTGATGCTGATCGGGTTACTGGCGAAGAACGCGATCCTGATCATAGAATATGCGGCACAGCGAAGAAGGGCGGGTAAGAACCTGGTACATGCTGCAATAGAAGCTGCCAGACTGCGTTTACGTCCGATCCTGATGACTTCTCTGGCATTCGTAGTGGGGCTGATACCGATGATGAGCGACAATGGTCCTTCTGCGATCGGTAACCACTCTATCAGCATCGGCGCTGCAGGTGGTATGGTGAGTGGTGTTGTACTCGGACTGTTTGTCATTCCGGTACTGTTCGTCATCTTCCAGTATCTGCAGGAAAAGATCAGTGGTACGCCCGTTACCGTAATAAACAATGAAAAGGAGAAAGTTGCAAAACCGGAATTAGTATGA
- a CDS encoding DUF1963 domain-containing protein, whose translation MQTASTKTFSVTFPDLYQYVKVAWESIKADHTEGKDYASFAAIGLSDVSFYKKYPGTDFLTRFQASCLEQRGNVEVVADKTLPVAGRTSYIRTATSTDGFFFYYFAVLQISNEYCYNFTADCDTAEAARFEPIFDEIWQSLQYFGDPSAALKEQQAAIDNLRSPYTSSDTGDGVEKEISPFTIPADEQGYWEFGGYRFNILPGDGNEVHIADVDGALYIKLEGQVPDYDTDKHGHLLNDYEHGKVYLQFYFKGIYHNGVPTGTFTFRQERDDTHLSYLWKGGFHYSLDFTGEATLRDGWLGVNGYFNDYEMKIASKLPDHLNWSNYRFLTIDELETAPADIVRRLQLTDPYPGQLHEALSPLTQLETLFIWFKEGNKAAEEIKEVPKAIKKLKALKELNLSGMHAITHIPEWIGELHQLETLHLSNNGITGIHPRVFQLPRLKNCYLYNNQLQSIAPGLPESLVVLNLDNNQLTTVPDSLTRMKALTDLSLNDNPLTHLPAGLENIENLRLEMDKKLSLLNYTYMGADKQGTISYDNTPYFAQHDPALTSRLEKAIAEKELLPYKQGLMQLARKSVAFATTEEEDYGTTGGCRFGGLPDLPAGMPYPTCTNYSGETKGMQFIAQINCTAIAGLQDYLPRTGILYFFIKDQEELSPAVIHYNGDLSTLIPGNTLDISEDFIADQAGIYASYKVVADNYPDIPFFYNARDYYTSAAPALKALEEQDELADRTNALKTALHPSITPVHSINSYVFKQHDTPEKEAANELRGKPEEWMVLLRVSSDNNPGFCFWDAGEIYFVIHKSDLAKQNFSNVYAGLESS comes from the coding sequence ATGCAGACAGCATCCACGAAAACCTTCAGCGTCACATTTCCCGATCTTTATCAATATGTAAAGGTCGCATGGGAAAGTATTAAAGCAGATCATACGGAGGGAAAAGACTATGCCTCTTTCGCCGCTATTGGCCTGAGCGATGTCAGCTTCTATAAAAAATATCCCGGTACTGACTTCCTTACACGTTTTCAGGCAAGCTGCCTGGAGCAACGTGGTAACGTTGAAGTGGTAGCAGATAAAACGCTACCTGTTGCGGGCCGGACGTCCTATATCAGAACGGCTACATCTACCGACGGGTTTTTCTTCTATTATTTCGCTGTTCTGCAGATCAGCAATGAATACTGCTATAATTTTACCGCCGATTGCGATACAGCCGAAGCTGCGCGTTTCGAGCCGATATTTGATGAAATATGGCAAAGCCTGCAATACTTCGGCGACCCGTCGGCGGCACTCAAAGAACAGCAGGCGGCCATTGACAACCTCCGCTCACCATACACCTCTTCCGATACAGGCGACGGCGTAGAAAAAGAAATCAGCCCTTTTACTATTCCAGCAGATGAACAAGGATACTGGGAATTCGGCGGCTATCGGTTCAATATACTCCCTGGCGATGGGAATGAGGTGCATATCGCTGATGTAGATGGTGCTTTGTACATCAAACTGGAAGGACAAGTGCCGGATTATGATACCGACAAACACGGACATCTGCTGAATGATTATGAACACGGAAAAGTATATCTGCAGTTCTATTTCAAAGGTATCTATCACAACGGCGTTCCAACAGGTACTTTTACCTTCAGGCAGGAAAGAGATGATACTCATCTGTCATACCTCTGGAAAGGTGGATTTCACTATAGTCTCGACTTCACCGGAGAAGCGACCCTGAGAGATGGCTGGCTGGGTGTAAACGGCTACTTCAACGATTATGAGATGAAGATCGCGAGTAAGTTACCTGATCATCTTAACTGGTCAAACTACCGCTTCCTTACTATAGATGAACTGGAGACGGCTCCCGCGGATATCGTCCGGCGTCTTCAGCTGACAGACCCCTATCCTGGTCAGCTGCATGAAGCACTATCTCCCCTCACTCAACTGGAAACGCTCTTCATCTGGTTTAAAGAAGGCAATAAGGCGGCCGAAGAGATCAAAGAGGTACCTAAGGCCATTAAGAAACTAAAGGCCCTTAAAGAGCTTAATTTGTCGGGGATGCATGCTATCACCCATATTCCTGAATGGATCGGTGAGCTGCACCAGCTGGAAACATTGCATCTTTCGAATAACGGTATCACCGGTATTCACCCACGCGTATTCCAGCTACCCAGACTTAAAAACTGCTATCTCTATAATAACCAGCTGCAATCCATCGCCCCTGGTTTACCGGAATCATTGGTTGTGCTGAACCTGGATAATAACCAGCTGACGACAGTACCCGACTCCCTCACCCGGATGAAAGCATTGACAGATCTAAGCCTGAATGATAATCCGCTGACACATTTACCCGCAGGACTGGAGAATATTGAAAATCTCCGCCTGGAAATGGACAAAAAACTCTCGCTCCTGAATTATACTTACATGGGCGCAGATAAACAGGGGACGATCAGTTATGACAACACACCCTACTTTGCACAGCATGATCCGGCTTTAACCAGCAGACTGGAAAAAGCGATTGCAGAAAAGGAATTGCTACCCTATAAACAGGGATTGATGCAGCTGGCGAGAAAGTCCGTCGCTTTTGCCACTACAGAGGAGGAAGACTACGGCACCACAGGTGGGTGCCGTTTTGGCGGATTGCCTGATCTTCCAGCCGGCATGCCTTATCCCACCTGTACAAACTATTCCGGCGAGACAAAAGGAATGCAATTCATCGCACAGATCAACTGTACGGCAATTGCCGGCCTGCAGGACTACCTGCCACGTACCGGCATACTCTATTTCTTCATCAAAGATCAGGAGGAACTATCGCCCGCTGTCATCCACTACAACGGGGACCTCTCCACTTTAATACCTGGGAATACCCTGGATATTTCTGAAGATTTCATCGCCGACCAGGCAGGTATCTATGCGTCATACAAAGTGGTTGCTGACAATTACCCTGACATCCCGTTCTTCTACAACGCACGTGACTATTACACATCAGCTGCACCTGCTCTAAAAGCGCTCGAAGAGCAGGATGAACTGGCTGACAGGACCAACGCACTGAAAACCGCATTGCATCCTTCCATCACGCCTGTACATAGCATTAACAGCTACGTGTTTAAACAGCATGATACACCGGAAAAGGAAGCAGCCAATGAACTGAGAGGAAAACCTGAGGAATGGATGGTATTGCTACGTGTGAGCAGTGATAATAATCCGGGATTCTGTTTCTGGGATGCTGGTGAGATCTATTTCGTCATTCATAAGAGTGACCTGGCGAAGCAGAATTTCTCAAATGTCTACGCGGGATTGGAAAGCAGTTGA
- a CDS encoding TolC family protein — MKAQINKYFLIGLLSVGLLEACKVSKDTPTPKPELPAAFRNSVQTDTTTVADLPWDSFFTDATLKGLISNAIKKNFDMQVAILNVEAARLQMRQAKLLNLPSAKLNVTAGTTRPSDNSLNGISLSQFLGTQHLEDYSANIQFAWEADIWGKIRNQKKEALAAYLQTDESRKLLQTDIVATVSKAYYNLLMLDEQLAVAQRNVQLNDSTLRIIRLQYDAGQTTLVAVQQAEAQQLTAAQLIPQIEQDMTVQENALRILSGELPAEIDRQTKLNDYPLTDKLSAGVPSDLLSHRPDVRSSELALTIANARVGVAKANMYPSLVITASGGVNAVKFSDWFQVPTSLFGLASGAIVQPLFDRKNLKTQFEVAKIQREQSVIRFRQSVLEAVGEVSDALVKIDKLKSQYDIASNKVHTLQQAVSNANQLFQSGRATYLEVIIAQSNVLQSELEVSNLRRDQLYAVVDLYRSLGGGWR; from the coding sequence ATGAAAGCACAGATAAATAAATATTTTTTAATTGGATTGCTGAGTGTCGGTCTGCTGGAAGCATGTAAAGTATCAAAAGATACACCGACTCCCAAACCGGAGCTGCCTGCTGCTTTCAGAAACAGTGTGCAGACAGATACAACCACTGTTGCGGATCTTCCATGGGATAGCTTCTTCACTGACGCTACACTCAAAGGACTGATCAGCAATGCCATCAAAAAGAATTTTGATATGCAGGTGGCCATCCTGAATGTGGAAGCCGCCCGGTTGCAAATGAGACAGGCAAAACTGTTAAATCTGCCTTCAGCAAAACTGAATGTAACGGCGGGTACCACAAGGCCATCAGATAATAGCTTAAATGGGATCAGTCTGAGTCAGTTCCTGGGTACACAACACCTGGAAGATTATAGCGCGAATATTCAGTTTGCCTGGGAAGCAGATATATGGGGGAAAATAAGGAATCAGAAAAAAGAAGCGCTGGCTGCCTATCTGCAGACAGATGAGTCGCGTAAGCTGTTGCAAACAGATATCGTTGCAACCGTGTCGAAGGCGTATTATAATCTGCTAATGCTGGATGAGCAGCTGGCAGTAGCGCAACGTAATGTACAGTTGAACGACAGCACACTGCGTATTATCCGCTTACAGTATGACGCCGGACAAACAACACTGGTGGCCGTACAACAGGCAGAAGCGCAACAGCTGACGGCCGCACAACTGATACCGCAGATAGAGCAGGATATGACCGTGCAGGAGAACGCCCTGCGGATACTTTCTGGTGAGTTACCTGCTGAGATAGACAGACAGACGAAGTTGAATGATTATCCACTTACGGATAAGCTGTCTGCCGGTGTGCCATCCGATCTGTTAAGTCACCGACCTGATGTAAGAAGTAGTGAACTGGCACTGACCATTGCCAATGCAAGGGTAGGGGTGGCAAAAGCCAATATGTATCCTTCCCTGGTGATCACGGCCAGTGGTGGGGTGAATGCAGTGAAATTCAGTGACTGGTTCCAGGTGCCCACGTCTCTCTTCGGACTGGCGTCAGGCGCGATCGTGCAACCGCTGTTTGACCGTAAGAACCTGAAGACACAATTCGAAGTGGCAAAGATCCAGCGTGAGCAGTCTGTTATACGTTTCCGCCAGAGCGTACTGGAAGCAGTTGGTGAAGTGTCCGACGCGTTGGTGAAGATTGACAAACTCAAATCGCAATATGATATAGCTTCCAACAAGGTGCATACGCTGCAACAGGCGGTATCCAATGCCAATCAGCTCTTCCAGAGCGGACGCGCCACCTATCTGGAAGTGATCATCGCACAAAGTAATGTACTGCAGAGTGAACTCGAAGTGAGCAATCTCAGAAGAGATCAGTTGTATGCAGTAGTAGATCTTTACCGTTCCCTGGGGGGCGGTTGGCGATAA
- a CDS encoding efflux RND transporter periplasmic adaptor subunit yields MKKDVLNRSLLVIIILMGLYSCQPSAAHNEAPAATPAEVVTIGAADASTENDYTASLEGKVNVEIRSQVDGYLEKVYVDEGAYVKAGQPLFKIDEHRYREQLNNAKASLHAAEAAVLNAQLEIDKVTPLVNSKVVSEIQLRTAKTAYEVATANVEQAKALVAAATINVGYTNITAPVSGYIGRIPKKAGALISLNDPEPLTKLSDVHEIYAYFSLSEGDFFSFKDNYAGSTLEEKLKNLPPVVLVLADNHVYEEKGKVDMIDGQFEKNTGAITLRAVFPNGKGTIRTGNTGKVRLQREYKNAILVPQAATVEIQDRVFVYTLDKANKTVRQAITVTGNSGNDYLVTDGVKAGDRIVVSGVDRLKEGMEIKPEKAKTAQR; encoded by the coding sequence ATGAAAAAAGACGTATTAAACCGGAGCTTGCTTGTCATCATCATTCTGATGGGATTGTACAGCTGTCAGCCCTCCGCTGCACATAATGAAGCGCCTGCCGCCACACCGGCAGAAGTGGTAACCATTGGAGCAGCCGACGCCAGTACAGAAAATGACTATACAGCATCACTGGAAGGAAAGGTGAACGTAGAGATCCGCTCACAGGTAGATGGTTACCTCGAAAAAGTATATGTGGATGAAGGCGCTTATGTGAAAGCTGGTCAGCCGTTATTCAAAATCGATGAACATCGCTACCGTGAACAACTGAACAACGCAAAAGCTTCCTTGCATGCCGCTGAAGCAGCTGTGTTGAACGCGCAACTGGAAATAGATAAAGTAACGCCGCTGGTAAATAGCAAAGTGGTGTCTGAAATACAGCTGCGTACTGCTAAAACAGCTTATGAAGTAGCCACCGCCAATGTTGAACAGGCGAAAGCACTGGTGGCTGCTGCCACTATCAATGTAGGTTATACGAATATTACCGCTCCTGTAAGTGGCTACATCGGTCGTATTCCTAAAAAAGCCGGCGCACTGATCTCCCTGAATGATCCGGAGCCGTTGACCAAACTGTCGGACGTACACGAGATCTATGCTTACTTCTCACTTAGCGAAGGCGACTTCTTCAGCTTTAAAGATAACTATGCCGGCTCCACGCTGGAAGAAAAACTGAAAAACCTGCCGCCTGTAGTACTCGTGCTCGCCGATAACCATGTGTACGAAGAAAAGGGTAAGGTAGACATGATAGATGGCCAGTTCGAAAAGAATACCGGCGCCATCACCCTGAGAGCTGTATTCCCTAATGGAAAAGGTACCATCCGTACCGGCAATACCGGTAAGGTCAGACTGCAGCGTGAGTATAAAAACGCTATCCTCGTACCGCAGGCAGCTACGGTAGAAATACAGGACAGGGTATTTGTATACACCCTCGACAAAGCCAATAAGACGGTTCGTCAGGCGATCACCGTAACCGGCAACAGTGGTAACGACTACCTGGTAACAGACGGTGTCAAAGCAGGTGACAGGATCGTTGTAAGTGGTGTAGATCGTTTGAAAGAAGGCATGGAAATTAAACCGGAAAAGGCTAAGACCGCTCAGCGCTGA